In the genome of Denticeps clupeoides chromosome 13, fDenClu1.1, whole genome shotgun sequence, one region contains:
- the LOC114802676 gene encoding leucine rich adaptor protein 1-like, with protein MEEGSANETAPDLKDLEVKIGRKTPEGLLRWMREEAAHHGDAKLNHQEARDHDPEKRSLDEKIRKLRLEMAHLRSVDVRILQQLLAVHEGIEAVKWMLEERSTLTSRCSSLTSSQYSLGEGPDSSWRGSWGSLHDPNDKLDNISIGSYLDTLADDTDEYCPSSSESVLCSTPRTTDTSGRSGAVMGSGPGTGSPHMKQLETTKSSDVTKASFNTSKDKMGQNQAPPSKANGTVDKVLRQDGDQETIRASLADKLAKTQSPKLQKTYKNGKVELDGCNLNGKVHLEYDAHWRWVQSQDDVTFL; from the exons ATGGAGGAAGGCAGCGCCAACGAGACCGCGCCGGATCTGAAGGACCTGGAGGTGAAGATCGGGAGGAAGACGCCGGAAGGTCTCCTGAGGTGGATGCGGGAGGAAGCGGCGCATCACGGAGACGCCAAGTTAAACCATCAGGAAGCCAGAGATCACGACCCGGAGAAGAGGAGTCTGGATGAGAAGATAAGGAAACTTCGACTGGAGATG GCTCACCTCCGTTCGGTGGACGTTCGCATcctgcagcagctcctggcGGTACATGAGGGGATCGAGGCGGTCAAGTGGATGTTGGAGGAGCGCAGCACCCTGACCAGCCGCTGCAGCAGCCTGACCAGCAGCCAGTACAGCCTGGGTGAGGGCCCTGATTCCTCTTGGAGGGGCAGCTGGGGCAGCCTGCACGACCCCAACGACAAGCTGGACAACATCTCAATCGGCAGCTACCTGGACACGCTGGCCGACGACACGGATGAATACTGCCCCTCCAGCTCAGAGTCCGTCCTCTGCTCCACCCCCCGCACCACGGACACGTCTGGGCGAAGTGGGGCCGTGATGGGGTCAGGGCCGGGAACTGGATCTCCCCATATGAAGCAGCTGGAAACCACCAAATCCTCTGATGTAACCAAGGCGTCATTTAACACTTCTAAGGATAAGATGGGGCAGAACCAAGCGCCGCCTAGCAAGGCTAATGGAACTGTGGACAAGGTTCTCAGGCAGGATGGAGACCAGGAGACCATCCGAGCCTCCCTGGCTGACAAATTGGCCAAAACCCAGAGCCCCAAACTACAAAAGACCTACAAAAATGGCAAGGTGGAGCTAGATGGGTGCAACCTCAACGGCAAGGTGCACCTGGAGTACGACGCCCACTGGCGATGGGTGCAATCACAGGATGATGTTACGTTCTTGTGA